atgtcAGATAAAATTGTTTTTCGCAATCTGTAAAAAAGTGTGACTCATATTTGTATAATGCACTTTTATTTGTGTCctattttaatagaattttttaattttaaatctataTTCACATTTTTAAGCTGTAATATTtacttaaattcaaaaaaaaatctaataatttaTCCAAATTAGAAGTTGGGTGTAAAGTGTTCCATCAACTAGCTAGATATGGAACATCTAAACAATTGCTTGCAATTAAAGTTCCACATAGTTCTGGAAAAGAACTGAAACCACCATTGAccattataatataatttttttggtgtcTTTCCAATTTCAATGTTAGCTTATATCTTAAAGACAAATGTGTCCTATactcttatttttaaattattcatgaACAGATTaattagatataaaataattaatcacaTTAAATACTATGTGCGAAGAAACACCTAACATGAAAATTAACAACTGTACTAGCAAAGAGTAAGGACTAGTCTATTGTTCAATGATATGAGTTGTTGcccttttcttattttgtgggGGCATGAATTATTATTCGTACAACTATATATCCCTCATTTCAGACACTGGAAAAATTTTAACAATCACATCAACTCCTTTGAAATATGTACTTCCGCAAATCTTAataactctattttttttttgaaaaaaaaaagaaaattgaagattCCATCAAACTTCATCCACATAATTAAGTAATCATCgaccacatatatatatatatatatatatatatactaatcggaaataataatattgttacAGAACATACAATTATAGTGGAGTTCTTGATGAGACTTGTTGTTCTTACATATATAAAGTAAATTGGCGATGAGAgaacaaataatatatattagggAAATGTTTTTGACTCCCTAAACTATCTATATTTAGTGCCAATTGCTCATTCTATTTATCTAATCTTAACTCAACATAcacattattcttattttttaaattttaaaatgggTTGTTTACTATTAGGGTTTTNNNNNNNNNNNNNNNNNNNNNNNNNNNNNNNNNNNNNNNNNNNNNNNNNNNNNNNNNNNNNNNNNNNNNNNNNNNNNNNNNNNNNNNNNNNNNNNNNNNNNNNNNNNNNNNNNNNNNNNNNNNNNNNNNNNNNNNNNNNNNNNNNNNNNNNNNNNNNNNNNNNNNNNNNNNNNNNNNNNNNNNNNNNNNNNNNNNNNNNNNNNNNNNNNNNNNNNNNNNNNNNNNNNNNNNNNNNNNNNNNNNNNNNNNNNNNNNNNNNNNNNNNNNNNNNNNNNNNNNNNNNNNNNNNNNNNNNNNNNNNNNNNNNNNNNNNNNNNNNNNNNNNNNNNNNNNNNNNNNNNNNNNNNNNNNNNNNNNNNNNNNNNNNNNNNNNNNNNNNNNNNNNNNNNNNNNNNNNNNNNNNNNNNNNNNNNNNNNNNNNNNNNNNNNNNNNNNNNNNNNNNNNNNNNNNNNNNNNNNNNNNNNNNNNNNNNNNNNNNNNNNNNNNNNNNNNNNNNNNNNNNNNNNNNNNNNNNNNNNNNNNNNNNNNNNNNNNNNNNNNNNNNNNNNNNNNNNNNNNNNNNNNNNNNNNNNNNNNNNNNNNNNNNNNNNNNNNNNNNNNNNNNNNNNNNNNNNNNNNNNNNNNNNNNNNNNNNNNNNNNNNNNNNNNNNNNNNNNNNNNNNNNNNNNNNNNNNNNNNNNNNNNNNNNNNNNNNNNNNNNNNNNNNNNNNNNNNNNNNNNNNNNNNNNNNNNNNNNNNNNNNNNNNNNNNNNNNNNNNNNNNNNNNNNNNNNNNNNNNNNNNNNNNNNNNNNNNNNNNNNNNNNNNNNNNNNNNNNNNNNNNNNNNNNNNNNNNNNNNNNNNNNNNNNNNNNNNNNNNNNNNNNNNNNNNNNNNNNNNNNNNNNNNNNNNNNNNNNNNNNNNNNNNNNNNNNNNNNNNNNNNNNNNNNNNNNNNNNNNNNNNNNNNNNNNNNNNNNNNNNNNNNNNNNNNNNNNNNNNNNNNNNNNNNNNNNNNNNNNNNNNNNNNNNNNNNNNNNNNNNNNNNNNNNNNNNNNNNNNNNNNNNNNNNNNNNNNNNNNNNNNNNNNNNNNNNNNNNNNNNNNNNNNNNNNNNNNNNNNNNNNNNNNNNNNNNNNNNNNNNNNNNNNNNNNNNNNNNNNNNNNNNNNNNNNNNNNNNNNNNNNNNNNNNNNNNNNNNNNNNNNNNNNNNNNNNNNNNNNNNNNNNNNNNNNNNNNNNNNNNNNNNNNNNNNNNNNNNNNNNNNNNNNNNNNNNNNNNNNNNNNNNNNNNNNNNNNNNNNNNNNNNNNNNNNNNNNNNNNNNNNNNNNNNNNNNNNNNNNNNNNNNNNNNNNNNNNNNNNNNNNNNNNNNTTATTAAATATAAGTATTCtgtgaatttctttattttatagatGATTTGGTATTagtataaataacaaaaaaattatatatgaagttattttatataaagtaaatatatttataaataaattatttttaaaatatattttagatataaatataaaaaaagacattttttttataaattgcaTGAGTATATACACTAGTTTAAAATGCTTTAAAGAGGATAATTAGGAAATACTTTATAaccaataattatttttctttctatatctAAATTTGTCATTGATGGccttttgataaaaataaattttggaagCCATCTTTATAGTACATTataaatacatcaaaattaacaTTATATATAGAAAATGCTGAAAGGATATTTACATTTACtagaattttttgttaaaataatgaTCAAATATCAATATAAATACATTGACAATATATATATGCTAACAGTCAGAAAAGGATTAATGGCCGATTTATTGAAATATAAGGTCGACATACATTTATAAAATGGtaatatttcttattatttcatttgTCTATTGGGATATTAATAGCTAAAGCtttttaatttgcacaaagttTACGTACAACTTTCTCTTCATTATATATCATAGAATTTCAAAATCATCAAAAGTCATTCAATTCCAATAAGCCCAATGATTATATGTTTCTCCACCTTTCGTTTTCAATGATACAACATATATATTCCTCTTGCTTGTTGGTTTGTtatgcaatatatatatatatNNNNNNNNNNNNNNNNNNNNNNNNNNNNNNNNNNNNNNNNNNNNNNNNNNNNNNNNNNNNNNNNNNNNNNNaaaaatcttgaaaaaaaattatcataaaattatttattcaaaaaattaagttgattgataaaaatatacaaatgatTAAATATCTTACATGTCTtgtcatataaaattttataaaagaatttttttctgaatttatgtaattttatatagattatttttctctatttattttatcttatgcTAATAATTTTTTGGAAATCAATAAGAATTAAACTCTATGGTAATGAAAAAAGTCTGCTacgatattttaaaataattctaaaagaaTAAACTTTaaagtaaaacaaaattttggagCACTGTAAATTTTcattttgataatattattttaaatttgataaatgatcaaatttatctttaaaatatcaTTCGTTCTCTAAATTagtctccaattttttttaaatcaaaattatcattttaaaattttaaattaatcgcATTAGTCCTTCTGTCATTTTTTATTGACGACGCCAAAATTTGTTAATGTGTCACGTTAAATGATACTACAACATATATATAGGGGCGTTAATCGACTATTAACACGataagtttatgaaattagattaaATCAAAATCTAATTGAGAAGACAACTTGAGACATATTGAAATCTCTTAATTTgagattgatttgatttaatttcataaacttattATACTAGCTGCCAATTAGGATCACTGGATGTGTTATGTGTGTTGTGGTGTCACTTAAAATTTTACATCAACAAATTaatagaaaactaatttgattaaaaaaatcttttaagaattaatttaaaaaatgagtgattttttaaaaactaatttgactatttactctaaatttaatatatagtaTTTTGTTATTAATGCATTTTATATTACAATTGAAAATATAtctcaaattaaaaatgttaatatttaccaactaaaatttattgtaaactaataatatttaatttttattttcctttatttttacaattttataaaaaattatatttttgttttaatgtcCAAACAAGCCAAATATGTCCTCTAAATAGCTGCAcatttatctatctatctatacaAATAATGACTTAATGATGGACTGCATTTTgtaaagaaaaagtataagtagacaatgaaaatactaaataatgtgaataatagatatatcgaatatttattttactagccatatggatgattattttaatattaaaatttagataaataatttaaaaatataatatatttttatttaattaataattatttatattgttcaaGATGATCATTATTTACCTATCACCCCATATCAATCCTGTTACATTTATACGGATAATAATTTCAATTAGCCATGGTgtataaaagtatttatttgatattcataagaaaatattaattataaataaattcattCGTTAGagatttgattatttattattataaatttgattGATTATTCTACTGgttgattatttaattaaattatttaataatacataattatttatttatgtaaaatttttacGTATAAAAACCAaactcattaaaaaataaataaaagaaaagacgaAAAAGAAAACTTGATCTAAGTTtccttcttttattattttaaaatttcttagTCAGATCAATCAATTATTCAAGTGAAAAGACAAAAGTACCCTTGGTGCTGATCTTTGGCAAACCTTTCCACATACACCATACCAACAAAAACCCACACTGTCCCACGTTTGTTGCTTTTGCAACTtgctcctctctctctctctctctctctctctctctctctctcccggCGAGCTTCTCCACATACACCCCCAGGAGCTGCAGTTCCCCTGTAAGCTAAAAAAATGTTTACTTTTcaatgaaaattttgatttttatttcttttcttttcttctttttacttataagtttgaattttgcATCTGGGGTGTTCTAATTTTCTTATAATTTGTGGTTTTGGCTTCTGGGGTTTTGTTGGAACAGTTGAATTGAGGAAGCAGATCTCTTGCTCTTTGCAGCTCTCTAACAAAACAGATAACTATGTGGCTTTCAAGGTTCCCAATTTTTACTTGaatttctcttttcattttcttgtcaattatgtttttctttagGGTTTTGTGCAATTTTTGTGCTGTGTATGTCATGgagatttgtgattttttatttgtggTGGAATTGATTTGTTTTTTAGGTTAAGACAACAAACCCAAAGAAGTACTGTGTAAGACCTAACACTGGAATTGTGTTGCCAAGGACTACATGTGATATTATAGGTTTCTTTCTAACCTCTCTCTCTCAAGCAATCTTTTGTTAGAATCTGTGTTCCCTGAACTCAAATGACAGTTGGTTTTTATAATTGgcaattttctttgttagtcCTTTTTCTTtggtaaaatttgaattttgatataCATTTGCTTAAATATGTTTTGTACCatgaatcaatcatatcttgtcTTTATATGATCTTTGAGCTGTGTTTGGTAAGTGTCTCAAGATAGAAAACACAGAAACATTAAGACTTTAAGAGAATGGAGACAGAGACAATACTGTCCTAGTCCGAAGTTTTTGAAGATGGAAAATTGTTTCAGGTTTTTCATGGATGGAAAATTGAGCCAATTTTGTCACTTTCTTGTCGTGTCTCTCAATGtttctatatttctattttagGACAATTATCAACAAGGCCGTGAGGTTTGTCAAACACTTCTAATAATGTGCCTATACACGATTGGATAGcgcaataaaaaatttaactgtCACTTAATCACTTTATCAAaactaattcaattttttatataattttcctCCTATGTGCAAGTTTCCAACTGGTCCTTTTGCATATTGATTTTGCATGTCTTTATATTTCAGTGACAATGCAAGCCCAGAAGGAGGCACCACCTGATATGCAATGCAAAGATAAGTTTCTCCTTCAAAGTGTAGTTGCACCATCCGGAGCAACCCCAAAAGATATTACTCCAGAAATGGTATCCATTTAACTAAACAAGAAAGTGATTCTTATAGAATAACTATATGTTAAATGTATCTGATAAAACAATGTATGATGTTTTCATACGCCCTTAATAACCTAGTAGTTATCCATGTTTGCTGCTTGTATAGTTCAATAAAGAATCTGGCCATGATGTAGAAGAGTGCAAATTGAGAGTTGTTTATGTTTCCCCTCCTCGACCACCGTCCCCTGTCCAAGAAGGTTCGGACGAAGAGTCCTCGCCTCGAGCATCTATTTCAGAAAATGGGCATTCAAGTGTTCCTGAATTTACAGTTGTATGTAATTGGTGGATTAGATTATATTTTCTGACAAAAAACTTCACTTTATCATCCTGATTGATTATTTCAATAAACATGCATTGCAGGCTTCAAAAGCTTTCAATGAGCACGCCGAACAGGATGGTTCAATTGAGGTGACCTATATCTCTCTATATAACACCTTTCTGTTCCATGATATTTAGAAGGATACATTGTTCTCGCCCTTGGTCTTCACATTAGAATCCATATGGTGCACATTTGTGGAAAGCTAATGTGTTTTGTTTGCAATTGATCCCAACctaaacatgcaagcaaccatAACTCCATTTAATCCCTATTCTCTTTAAAGGGTTATGCTAATTAAGGGACCAGTTTATGAGCCACGTGGTTAGCTTGCCGCACTGTGTGACTCTGCCTGTGATTCCTGAACGCACTGGAATCGACAATTTGAAAGATTATTTattcatttcatttcattttagtTACATTAGTTATTGTAATAGTTGAACAAATGTACTAGTAGACTCCATTTCTTATAGGTTGTAATGGCCGTCTTATCTCTACTATCTGTACCAGAAGCTTGGCATTGCGAATTTGGAAAATTGGTGCTTGATTCCTTTTTTTGACTTTCTTATTATTTCAGGCAAGGGCTCTTATTTCGAAGGTCACCGAGGAGAGGAATTCTATTATTGATCAAAATAAAAGACTTCAGCAAGAACTGGTACAGAATTTatgtagaagaaaaaaaattcttttatgcATGTTCTTACACTAGTTATGTTGAACTTCTTTGTTGAGTATAGTGATGGTTATCCTCTCAACGCAGAATTTTGCACAGAAAATTGTTATATACTTAGtttgatatttatatttaattattttgcacCTTCTCACTCTATATGAAAGAAAATTTTACAATCAAGTGATCATGTCCGAAGAATTAGATATTGAGTTGACAGTATAGAAAATTTCATATCATCTTATTCTTCTAAGTTCTGTCCATAGTCAATTGTATCTGAATATCTCAAAATCTTGTCTATGGTTCTATTTGATAAAGGATAAGAAAAGTGGAGACAGATGAACAAAAGGAAACCTGATGAGTTTTCAATTTCTAAAATGATATTCTTACTCTTCAGATTACAAGAAATAGTATGCTATTCAATTTGTGTTGTTTATAGGTGCTGTTACTGTTTGTTCTCTTTTCCCCTAAACTTATTATTTTGGTCGTTAAATTTAATTACCTCCTTCGCCTATCCCACTATGCTTTGCCGGTTATTGAGTTGCTTTCTATACACTATCAAATTAGATTCTGCCA
This sequence is a window from Arachis duranensis cultivar V14167 chromosome 2, aradu.V14167.gnm2.J7QH, whole genome shotgun sequence. Protein-coding genes within it:
- the LOC107475470 gene encoding vesicle-associated protein 1-2 (The sequence of the model RefSeq protein was modified relative to this genomic sequence to represent the inferred CDS: added 7 bases not found in genome assembly), whose translation is MSSGELLHIHPQELQFPFELRKQISCSLQLSNKTDNYVAFKVKTTNPKKYCVRPNTGIVLPRTTCDIIVTMQAQKEAPPDMQCKDKFLLQSVVAPSGATPKDITPEMFNKESGHDVEECKLRVVYVSPPRPPSPVQEGSDEESSPRASISENGHSSVPEFTVASKAFNEHAEQDGSIEARALISKVTEERNSIIDQNKRLQQELELLRRSAKRGGGGIPFIYVVLVGIIGIILGFLLKRT